ACAGCCACGTGCGGTGCCGGCGGCGCCCGGTGGCACCGGCCGGGGAACAGCGCGGGCCCGGCGTTACGGGGTGCGCCGTGGCGCGCGGGCACGTAAGGTCCTCTCCTCGTGGGCAGCTTCGTCGAAGGTCTCGTGCCGGCGCGGCTGGGCACCGGCTTCCGGTGCTGCTGGCGTCGTCGTGGACGAGCAACCTCGGCGACGGGATCGCGGTCGCCGCCGGGGCCGTTGCTGGTGGCGTCGCTCACCGGCAACGCGTTCCTGGTGTCGCCGGCGGCGCTGCTGCGGTGGGCGCCGCCGCTGGTGTTCGGCCTGTACGCGGGGGTGCTGTCCGACCGGCTCGACCGGCGGCGGATCGTGATGACGGCCGACGGGGTGCGCGCCGCGGCCCTCGTCGTCGTGGTCGCGCTGCTGGCCGCGGACCGGCTCACGGTGGTGCCCGCCCTCGTCGCGCTCGGCGCTGCTGACCACGGCGGAGGTGTTCGCCGACAACGCCGCCGCGACGCTCACGCCGACGCTGGTGCACCGCGACGACCCGGCCGTGGCCAACGCCCGCATCCAGGCCGGGTTCCTGACCCTGAACCAGCTGGTCGGCCCGCCGATCGGCGCGCGGCGTTGTTCGCGGCCGGCCTGGTGTGGCCGTTCCTCGCCGAGACGGTGCTCGTCGCCGCCGGGGTGCTGCTGGTCTCCCGGGTCGTCCTGCCTGCCCGGACCAGGCCCGGGACCCGGCAGCCCGGGACCCAGCAGCCCGAGGCGAAGCGGTCCAAGGGGGTGCGGCACGAGGTCGTCGAGGGGCTGCGGTGGACGGTCCGGCACCCCGCGGTGCGCACCCTGTCGCTGACGATCCTCATCTTCAACGTCACGTTCGGCGCCGCCTGGTCGGTGCTGGTCCTGTACGCCCAGCAGCGCCTCGGCCTCGGCGCCGTCGGGTTCGGCCCGTTCACCACCGCCGGCGCCCTCGGCGGGCTGCTCGGCACCGCCATGTACGGCCGGCTGACCAGCAGGGTGAGCCTCGGCAACGGATGCGGGCCGGGCTGATCATCGAGACGCTCACCCGACCTGGCGCTCGCGGTCGACGTCGGCGGATCGCCGGTGCGGTCATGTTCGTCTTCGGCGCGCACGCGTTCATCTGGGGCACCACGTCGATCACCGTGCGGCAGCGGGCGGTGCCGAGCACCTGCAGGGCCGCGTCGGCAGCGTGAACACGATCAGCGTCTTCGGCGGTCTGGTCGTCGGCTCCGCGATCGGCGGGGTCCTGGCGACCCGGGTGGGCGTGACGGCACCGTTCTGGTTCGCCTTCGCCGGCTCCGCGGTGTTCGTGGCGCTGCTGTGGCGCGAGCTGGACCTGCATCGCCCACGCCGACGACGTGCCGCCCACGACCCGGCGGAGCGATGACCCCGCCGGCCAGGTGGACGACGCCCGGTAGCCGGCGGCACCTGGACGCCGTCGAGGGCAGCGGTGAGGGGCGCCGCTGGGACACAATGCCCGGATGACGACGGACGAGCCCGCCTGGCGGCGCTGCCCGATGCCGGGTACTTCGACCGGTGGTACGCCGACATCGCGGACTCGACCAGCCGCGACGCGATCGTCGCCCGGATGCTGCAGCTGCCGGCGTACCTGCGCTCCACCAGCCTGTCTACCTGGCAGGGCGTCGCCGACGTGGAGGAGGCGCTGCGGGTGCCGCACGACGGGCTGCTGCTCGACATCGGCTGCGGCCGCGCCGGGTACGGCATCGAGATCGCCCACCGCACGGGCGCCCGGCTGGTCGGCGTGGACTTCTCCGGCCACGGCGCTGCGGCAGGCGGCGGACGCGGCGGCGGAGCGGCTGCCGGCCGGGCGGGCCGAGTTCCGGGTCGGCACCCTGCTGGACACGGGCCTGCCGGGCGGCGCGGCGGACGCGGTGATGTGCGTGGACGCGGTGCAGTTCGGTGAGCCGCCGCTGGCCGCGCTGCGGGAGTTCCGGCGGCTGCTGAAGCCGGGGCGGCCGGGTGGCGCTGACCTGCTGGGAGGCCGCCGACCTGGACGACCCGCTGGTGCCGCGGATCCGGGCCGTACAGCTGCTGCGGGACCTGCACGAGGCCGGCTTCGCCGACGTCGACGTCCGGCAGCGGCCGGACTGGCGGCAGGCCGAGCGGACCTGTGGGAGGCGGTCGTCGCCGAGCCGGAGGCCGACGCGGCGATGCGGTCGCTGCAGGAGCAGGCGCCGGTCCCTGGAGACGTTCGCCTCGCTGCGCCGGGTGTTCGCCACCGCCACGGCACCCTGACCGCCGGTCCGCTCACCTCCTGCACGACCTGGCCGGAAGCAGGATTGACCGGCGCGCGCCGGGGCATTGCCGCGCCATGGGTGTGCACAACCCGCCGACCTGGCTGGCGCTCCGCATCGGCCGGTCGGGCTGATGCCGGTGACCGGCGTCATCGTCGGTGCCGCCGCCGTCATCGCCGGGCTGGGCGCGGTGCTGGCGGGTGCTGGCGCCGCTGCTGGTCACCCTGGTCGTCGCCGCCGCGCTGCAGCCGTTCGTCCAGTGGCTGCGCCGGCACGGCCTCGCCGGCCCTGGCCGCGCTCG
This genomic interval from Streptomyces sp. NBC_00464 contains the following:
- a CDS encoding class I SAM-dependent methyltransferase, producing the protein MRGAAGTQCPDDDGRARLAALPDAGYFDRWYADIADSTSRDAIVARMLQLPAYLRSTSLSTWQGVADVEEALRVPHDGLLLDIGCGRAGYGIEIAHRTGARLVGVDFSGHGAAAGGGRGGGAAAGRAGRVPGRHPAGHGPAGRRGGRGDVRGRGAVR